CGGCCATCGCGCTGCACCTTCTGCAGCCACGGCGCGGCCTGTTCGAACCACTGCGAGGGATCGGTGCTGGCACTGCCGGGCATCATGCCCAGCATGTGCGCGAACGGATTGGCGCCATCGCCGCCGAGCGCCTGCTTCCAGGCGGCGGTGATGTCGGCGGCGTTGGCGGGGCGACCGGCGAACTGCGCCGCCAGCTGCTGCATCTGCCCGAACCACCCTTGGGCCTGGGTGTTGAAACGCGACACGGCTTCATCGCCCTGCGGCATCCCGCCCCTGGCCAGCTGCGACCACCAGTTCATGGCGTCGTTCCAGCCTGGCAGGCCCGGCGCCTCAGGCGTCGTCGCCGAACGCAGGGTGTCACCCCAGGCGTTCCAGTACTGCCGCGTCCACGCCTCGAAATCGTCCTGCTTCATCGCCGCCTCCGCATGATCCCGGCCATGTTAGCAAGGGTCATGTTGCACGGCCGCGACGGGGACGCTGTCAGGGCTTTGGGATCCGCAAGGTCTTGCTGATCATCAGCGATCCCGACAGGGCGAAGATCAGCACCAGCGGATGGAACTGCCACGGCCCGAGCTTGATCATGCCCAGCCACAGGTCGGGCCCGATGGCGCCCTGCCAGGCGGCCACGGCCAGCACCACCACCAGCGCCAGGCTGGTCGGAATCGGCGTGCCTTCGAAGAACTTGACCTTGTCGCCGCCGCCGGACAGTTGCTCGGCGGTGACGTTGTAGCGCGCCAGTCGGCTCACGCCGCAGCCGACGAAGTAACTGAGCACCACCCAGTCCCAGCCGCCCTGCAACCCGCAGGCGTAGGCCAGCGCCGCCGGGGCGACGCCGAAGGAGATCACGTCGGCAAGCGAATCGAGTTCACGGCCGAGGGTCGAGGCGGAATTGCGCCAGCGCGCAACGCGGCCGTCGAGCGCGTCGAAGATGAAGGCCAGCGGGATCAGCGCCATGCCGATCAGCAGGTCGCGAACGCCGCCCTCCTGCAGGAAGCGCATCGCAGCGAAGATCGCGCCCGTGCCGCAGAAGGCATTGGCCAGCGTGAACCAGTCCGCGAGGTGGAACTCGCGCAGCATTGAAAAGTGGCGCGACATGCGGCGCTCCTGATCCATCAAGATCCATCAAGGCCTGCCAGCGTGCCAAATCGGACGTTAAGGCGGCAAGAGCCTTGTTGGATTCCCCGCTCCCCGGTTGCGGCGGCGAGGCCGCCTCAGCGCGGTATGGCCAGGTTCGCGGCCTCCAGCGGCTTGCCGGCACGTGGCGTCGTGGCGATCACGGCATCGACCGGCAGTGCGCCATTGCCGTCCAGCTGCGCGCTGACCCGGTCCAGCGCCGCGTAGACGTACGGCAACAGCGGCAGGTAGCGCGCGCCGTAGTCGGGCAGACCGAGGAACGCGTCGAAGTGCTGGGCATTGCGCACCTGCCAGTAGCGCACGTCGCGGCCGGCGGCCTGTGCCTGCTTCACGTAGGGCGCGCTGGTGAATGCCGGCGGCACCAGGCCGTCGTCGCTGCCATGGATGACCACCACCGGCAGGCCCTTGCGCGGCAGGCCGGCCTGGGTTGCGGCGATGCCCTTGCGCACGCGCTGCGCATCGGCGGAGTCGCCCGTCCACAGGGCCCGCAGGCACTGCAGCGTCACCAGCGGCGCCTTCGGATTGGATTCGAGCAGGTTGACGCCCGCACCCGGCGGGATGCCGCTGGCGTCCGACCACCACGCAGCGCGCTCGGCAGCGGTCGCGGCGCGCGAGCTGAAATCGGCATTGAGCGCGCCGTAGCCGTTGCCGCAGGGCAGCTCTCCGACTCCGTAGCGGCCGTAGGCCGACGCGTAGGTCACCGCGACCGCGCGCCACAGATCGAAGCCGACAGACAGTGCACCTGCGCGCAGGGCCTCGTCGGTCCAGCCATGGGACTTGAGCATGTCGTAGGCGGATTTGGCCTGCGCTGCAGTGTCGCCGCCCTCGATCAGTCCGCTTTCCTTGAGTGCGGCGCAGCGCTGCGTCCACAGCGGCGCGACCTGCGCCGTCAACGGTGGCTGCGGCAGGTTCTGCATGTGCAGCAGCGCGCACGGCATCAGCAGTGCCGCCTCGGTGGTGAAGTCGTACAGGGGACGACTGCCACCGCCTTGCGCGTAGACGTTGGGTTCGCCGGCAACGACCGCATCGAGCCAGTCGCCGTCGAGCTCGGCCGCGCGCAATACCGCGCCGCCGCCATTGGAGATGCCGACGGCGATGACACGCGTGTTGTCGAAGGTGAAGGGCGCGGCCTGCGGGAAGGCGCTGTCGAGCGATTGCAGTGCAAACTGCGCCGCCTGCTTGACGTGCCGGCCCCAGTCGGCCTCGGGGTTGTCGCGCGAATGTGCGTGCTTGAATGCCACGCCGGTCGATGCCGACGTCACCGGCTCGAAGGCCAGGCCGTCGCCGCGTGCGCCGACGGTGCCATCGGCGCGGGCACCCTGCCCCGCGTCGAGATCGAAATAGTCGGTGCCGGCGCCCTTGTCGGTGTAGGCCACCGCGCAGCCCTTGGGCAGGCCCCACGCTCCGGCGACGGCAATTGCGCCATAGATGCCGCGCGAACCCGACGACGCCGTCACCACCAGGCAGCGCTTGCCGGTGTCGAATCCATCGGGCACCTGCACCAGCACGCGGTGCGGCGAGTTCGCACCGGGCACGGTCGCGAACGCGCTGTACTCGCGGCCCGGCACGCTGGCCACGCTGCCGTAGAGCTCTCCGTAACCACCGCCCGGCGCGAGGTCGGCGATGCCGCGCCAGTTGCTCCACAGCGCACGACGGCGCAGTTCGGCGGGCGTGGGGTCCCCGACATCGCCAAGCGCGGGCGGTGCCATCGCGCGCAGCCCCGACAGGCCGAGGCCGGCGCTGAGCAGATCGTCGCTGCCGCGATGTTCGGTCATGCGCAATGCGGAGAACATCGGCGCGGCCTCCGTCTTGCTGCGCGGGGTGGACGTGGAGCAGGCCATCAGGGAAATGGCGGCCAGGGCGAGCGTGGCGCCGGCGAGGACGGTTCGGACGGGTCGCGTGGTCATCGTCGCAGACTAGCAAGGCCAGCCGCGGTGCCCATCGTACTTTCGTACCAAGCATGGGCCGACACGCAGGTGCGTGCACTTGCTAGGCTATCGGCAATGCCGACCCTGCTGATCGCCGACGACCATCCGCTGTTCCGCGCCGCATTGCGGCAGGCGGCACTGGAAGCCGTAAGCGGTGCCGAGATCCTCGAAGCGGGCCACCTGGACGCCGTGCTGGCGGCGCTCGACGCCGATTCCGGGGTCGACCTGGTGCTGCTCGACCTGCACATGCCAGGCAACCATGGCCTGGCTGGACTGGCCGCGATCCGCGCCCAGCACCCGGGCGTGGCGGTGGTGGTGGTCTCGGCCAACGACGACCCGCGCGTGGTGCGGCGCGCACTCGACCATGGCGCCGCCGGTTACCTGCCCAAGAGCGCCGGCCTGGACGAACTGCGCGACGCCATCCGTGCCGTCCTCGCCTGCGAGCAATGGCTGCCGGCGACGCTGCGCGCAGCGGTTGCGCGCACGCAGAGCGACAGTGGCGATGCCGACCTGGCGGCGCGCCTGGCGAGCCTGTCGCCGCAGCAGTTCAGGGTGCTGACGCTGGTGGCGCAGGGCCTGCTCAACAAGCAGATCGCCGACCGCCTGGTCGTGCAGGAGCGGACGGTGAAAGCCCACTTGTCGGCGATCTTCGAGCGGCTTGGCGTGCGCAACCGCACCCAGGCCAGCGTGGTGCTGCGCGAACTGGAATTGTCGGATCCGGCGCGGCAGATGGCCTGAGACGTGGCGGCTTTCCCGGGTGCGCTGCGCTTACCCGGGCTACCTGGCTGGGTAGCCCGGGTAAGCGCAGCGCACCCGGGGGCTCTCAGGACAACGCCACTTCGCGAGCAGCAAGTGCGCGGTCGAGCACCGACTTCAATGCCAGCGGCTTCACCGGTTTGGCCAGCAGCGACAGCCCTGCCTCTTCGACCGCGCGACGCACGACTTCACCGCGATCGGCGCTGAGGATCAACGTCGGCCGCGCGCCAAAGCAATGCTCCAGGCGCTCGGCCAACGCCACCCCGGTGTCGCCGTCATCGAGGTGGTAGTCGAACAGCCACAGCGAGGCCGGCATGCGCTGCAGCGCTGCCTCGGCCTCGGCGCCATTGCGCGCGGTGACGACGTCGAAGCCCCAGCCCCGCAGCACGGCGGCCAAGGCGGACATCGCCTGTGCGTCGTTGTCGACCGCCAGCACGCGCAATGCGGCATCGACGTTGGGCGCCGATGACGTCAGCAGCGGTCGAGGCGCACTGTGCACCCGTACCGAGAACACCGTGCCCTGGCCAAGCCGACTGCGAAGTCCCAGCGGCGCATCGAGCAACTGCGCGATGCGTTCGGCGATCGACAGGCCCAGCCCCAGGCCCTGCCCCGGTGCGTCTTCTCCACGTCGGAACTCCTCGAAGATCGCCGCCTGCTGGCCCGCGGCGATGCCGGGGCCACTGTCGTGCACTTCGATGCGCAAGCCGTCGCCGTCGCGTCGCACGCCCAGCACCACCCCGCCGCGCTCGGTGTATCGCACGGCATTGGCAAGGAAGTTCTGCAGGACCCGGCGCAGTAGCTGCGGGTCGGTGTGCGCCCAGGCACGACTGGCAATGAAGCCAAACTCGAGGCCACGCGAAGCCGAGATCGCGCGGAACTCCGATGCCAGCGGTTCCAGTACCTCGGCCAGCGGGAACGGACGCGGCTGCGGAACCAGGCCGCCGGCCTCCAGGCGCGACATGTCGAGCAGGCCGGTGAGCAGGTCACTGGTCGAATCCAGCGCGCCGCCGATCTGCGCCACGGTTTCGCGCTGGCGCGGCTCGTGCAGCTGCTGCGACAGCGCATCGGTGAACAGTTGCGCGGCATGCAACGGCTGCATCAGGTCGTGGCCGATCGCGGCGAGGAAGCGGCTCTTGGCTTCGTTGGCGCGCTCGGCGTCGCGCTTGGCCACTTCCAGGTCGGTGGTGCGCTCGACGACACGTTGTTCCAGCGTCTCGTTGGCCATGATCAGGCCGGCCTCGGCGCGGCGGAACGCGGTCACGTCGGTGAAGGTCGCGACGAAGCCGCCGCCAGGCATCGGGTTGCCGCGGATCTCGATGATGCTGCCGTCGGCGAGGACGCGTTCGGACAGGTGCGCGGTGCCCGCGCGCATGAAACTCAGGCGCCGCTCGAGGGCGCGTTCGAGATCGCCTTGCGGCGGCATTCGCTGCAGGGCCCAGCGCGACAGCTCGGCGATCGGCCTGCCGACCTGCAGCAGTTCCGGCGGGAACCCGAACAACTCGACATAGCGCCGGTTCCACGCGACCAGGCGCAACTGCGCATCGACCACGCTGATGCCCTGGCTCATGTTCTGCAGCGCCGCCTCGAGCACGCGCTGGTTGAAACGCAGGTCGGCGGAGGCCTCGCCGACGATCGCCGCGACGGCGTCGAGCTCGTGCCCGCTCGCTGCGCGCCGCGCCGCATCCAGCAGCACCCGCGCCGACGCCGAACCCAGCACGGCCGCCAGTTCGCGCTCGATCCGCTCTTCGATCGGAGCGGCCACCGGCTCGCCGGCGGGCACGCCCTGCAGCAACTGCTGCACGCGCTCGCGCGGCAGGAAACGCAGGCCTGCATTGCGCAGCGTCTTGACGTCGAGGCCACGATGGGCGCGGTGCGGCGCCTCGCGGCGCCACAACGCTGCCAGTACGGTGGCGAGCGTGCCGACGAACAGACTTGCACCGACAGCACGCCCGAGCCGGCTCCAGCCGGTCAAGCCAAACAAAGCATCCGGCGCCAGCCAGTGCAGGCCGAACGGGCCGTTGTCGAGCCACGGTGCCGTCGCCCCGCGGATCTCCATCGCCATCGGCAGCAGCTGCACCCAGGCCCAGGCAGCGAAGCCGCCGGCAATGCCTATCACCGCGGCGCGCGCCGGCGTCTGCGGCCGCCACACTGCGAAGCACAGCGCCGGCACCAGCGTCGCCAGCGCCGAGAACGACACCGCGCCCACGTCAGCCAGCGCGTCGTTGCCGGCGATCAGGCGGCTGTAGGCCCAGGCCAGCAGCATGATCACGACGATGCCGGCGCGGCGCAGCGCCAGCACGCTGCCACGCAGGTCGCTGCCGTCGTTGCGCGACCACGAACCGCGCAGCAGGCCGGGCGCGAACCAGTGGTTGCCGATCATCAGGCTGAGCGTGAGGGTGCTGACCACGACCATGCCGGTCGCCGCGCTGAGGCCGCCGAGGAAGGCGAACAGTGCCAGGCCCTCGTGCCCCTGCGCCAGCGGCAGCGCGAGAACGTACAGGTCCGATGGCACGCCGCTGCCGCCGAGCATCGCCTGCCCCGCCTTGGCCAACGGCAGCACCGGCAGCGCGATCAGCACCAGGTACAGCGGGAACTGCCAGCGCGCCGTGCGCACGTCGCGTTCGTCGCGGCACTCGACCACGCCAACGTGGAACTGGTGCGGCAGGATGAACATCGCCAGTGCGCCCAGCAGCACCAGCGGCGCGAAACCGTCGGCCGAACGCGACGGCGGCGCCATCGCCGGCGCAATGGGCAGGTCGCCCAGCCCCCACCAGACAAACAGCCCCAGCGCCAGCATCGCCGCCAGCTTGAAGACCGACTCGAACGCCATCGCCAGGACCAGGCCGCGGTTGTGCTCGGCGGCGCTGGCGCGGCGCGTGCCGAACAGCATCGCGAACAAGGCCATCGCCAATGCCACGTACAGCGCACTGTCCTGCCACGCCGGCGTCGGCGCGATTTCACCGCTGTGCGTGGTCAGCATGGCGAAGCTCATCGCCACGGCCTTGAGCTGCAGGGCGATGTAGGGGATCAGCCCCAGCGCCGCGACCAGGGTGACGGTGGCGGCGAGCCACGCGTCCTTGCCCAGGCGCGTGGCAATGAGGTCGGCCAGCGAGGTCGCGTTGGTTTCCCGCGCCAGCTGCACCAGCCGGATCATGAAAGCGATGGCGACCGCGTACAGCACGATCGCACCAAGGAAGGTCGGCGGCAGCGGCCACCCGTAGCGCGCGGCCTGGGTGACGGTCCCGTAGAAAGTCCACGAGGTGCAGTGCACCGCCAGCGACAGCGCGTAGACATGACCCCAGTGCCGCGCCAGCACGGTGGGCCGGCGCTCGGCGTAGAGCGCCGTGCCGAACATCAGCGCCAGCCAGGCCAGGCTGGCCAGGGCGACCGCGGTGAAGCTCAGCATGGGGTGGCGGCGAGGTGCATCACGGGAGGATAGCCGAGCTGGGGCGCCTCACCCCAACCCCTCTCCCGCAGGCGGGAGAGGGGCTCGCACGGCGTCAGAAGTCGTACCGCGCCGACAGCGTGTACTGGCGCGGCGCACCGTAGAAGCCGGTCAGCACGCCCAGCGCGGCGTTGAGGTTGTAACCGGTGGTACGGTACTCCTTGTCGGCCAGGTTGGTGCCCTGCAGCGACAGCGACCAGGCATCGTCGATGCGCCAGATCACGCCGGCATTGACCAGGCCGTAACCGTCCTGGGTGATCGGCTGGGCACCGGTGCGGACGATCTCCGTGGTCGCGACCACTTCACTCTGGTAGCTGTAACCCAGGCGCGCCGACAGGTTGCCGCCGTTGGACAGATCCGTGCGGTACTCGACGTTGAGCGCACCGGAGAAGTCCGGAGCATTGGTGAACTCCTGCTCGTCGGCGATGTTGACGCCGGCGTACATGAACTCGTCGTACTGGGCATCGAGCCACGCCAGGTTGCCGCTGATCAGCCAGTTCTGCGTCGGCAGCCACTGGTATTCGACTTCCACGCCCTGCACGGTGCCCTTGCCGGCGTTGGTGAAATCGCCGAAGAACGCATCGTTGGTGCCATCGCCGTTGCTGTCGTAGGAGGTGAACACCGACAGCTGGATGTCCTCGTACTTGTTGTGGAACGCAGCCAGGTTCAGGAACAGCGTCTGCTCCAGGAACGCCATCTTGCTGCCGATTTCGAAGCTGTCGACCGACTCGTCATCGAACGGCTCCGCCGAACGCGGCACCGCCGTGGCCTGGGCGCGGATGTTGAAACCGCCCGACTTGAAGCCGCGCGACGCCAGGCCGTAGACCATGATGTCCGGCGTGACCTGGTAATCGAGCGAGATCTTCGGCGAGGTGTTCTCAAAGCCGATGCGCTTGTCGAAGTTGGCCGCGATCGGGGTCGGGTTGTTGGCCGCGCAGCGCGCCGCCAGCGTCGAGAAGGTGGCATCGGTGTAGCAGCGGTTGAGCACCACCGCATGCTTCTTCTCGTCGGTGTAGCGCGCGCCCAGGTCGAGCTTGAGCCTTTCGGTCAGGTCGAACGTCCAGTCCGCGTACAGCGCCAGCGCATCGGTGTAGACCGTGCCCTGGGTATCGCCGAAGGACAGGTTGAAGAAGTTGTTGAGGACCTGGCCACCGGCCTCGCCGTCGAAGGAGTAGAAGCCGATCACGCCACGCGAGCGGCCGCCGGCGTCGTAGTTGACCTGCAATTCATTGGTGACCTGCTCGTCGGCGTAGAACGCCTTCACGTCGGCGACCTTGTTGGGCAAGGTGTCGAAGTCGATGTTGGTCTCGGTGTCGGACTCGCGCTTGGCCAGGATGTACTTGAACCCCCAGTCCTCGTTGATGCGCCAGTTGACCGTGGCCGAGGCGCCCTTCATCGAGGTGTCATTGACGTTGGGCATGCCACTGCGGATGTCGTAGCGGCTGTCCAGCGGCAGGAAGCCCGGGGCGAAGCGGTTGGGCGCCAGCATCCTGGCGCCGCGCACGCCGGACTGGTCGTCCATCCAGTCGTAGGCGAACTGCACATTGAGGTCGTCGCTGATGTAGGCGCCGAGCTGGCCGCGCATCGCCAGGATTTCCTTGTCGCTGACTTCCTGGCCACTGAACAGGTTGTCGCCGTAACCCTCGCGGTTGAAGCTGCCCAGCGCGATGCGGCCACGCAGCGCGCCGTCGCCGACGGACGCGCCGAGCGAGGCCTTCACGTCGAGCTGGTTGTAGTTGCCGACGGTGACCGACACCTGGCCTTCCGGAGCGACCGGCAGTCCGCGCGAGATGTACTTGATCGCACCGCCAATGGTGTTCTTGCCGTACAGCGTGCCCTGCGGGCCGCGCAGAACTTCGATGCGTTCGACGTCGAATACGTCCAGCAGCGCGCCCTGCGGGCGGGCGATGTAGACATCGTCCATGTACATGCCCACGCCCGGATCGACGCCCCACAGCGGATCGGACTGGCCGACGCCGCGGATGTAGGCGGTGATCGTGCTGCTGGAGCCGCGGGCGGCGTAGATGGTCAGGTTGGGCACCTGGCCGTCCAGATCGCTGAGGTCCTCGATGTTGAGCTTGTCGAGCGCGTCGGCGGTGAATGCGGTGACTGCGACCGGGACTTCCTGCAGCGTCTCCTCACGCTTGCGCGCGGTAACGGTGACGCCACCGAGCGTGGTGGCCTGCGCTTCGCCGGTCGGAGCGGCGGTCGTTTCCTGGGCGAAGGCGGCCGGCGCCAGCAAGGCGAAGGCAATGGCGATGCTCAGGCTGCTTCTGTTGCTGCGATTCATGGTGACGCTCTCTCCCCAGTCCCAAATCGTTGGCCGCGGCCCGGCGGGTGCCGGAAGCGAAATGACCGACGGGCCCTCCCCCGTCATGCTGGCAAGCCTAGGACCGTGCGCCTGCCGGCGCTGCTGTACCTTCGGACAATGCCGGTCGGGGCCGCCCGCGCAGAGACTCTGTCGACATCTGCACTAGTTCGTCAGTCCCGCGAAGGCGGGAATCCAGGGCCTTCAGTACTCAACGTCCATGGATCCCCGCCCACGCGGGGATGACGAATCCAAATTCCGTACCGGGGACGTACATGGCATTTCTGATCGTGCTGGCCGCGCTGTGCTTTCTGATGTTCGTGGCCTACCGCGGCTACAGCGTGATCCTGTTCGCGCCAGTGGCCGCGCTCGGCGCGGTGCTGTTGACCGACCCGTCCCTGGTCGCGCCGATGTTCACCGGCTTGTTCATGGACAAGATGGTCGGCTTCCTCAAGCTGTACTTCCCGGTGTTCCTGCTCGGCGCGGTTTTCGGCAAGCTGATCGAGTTGTCGGGATTCTCCAAGGCGATAGTGGCCGCGACCATCCGCCTGTTCGGTGCCGGCCGGGCGATGCTGTCGATCGTGG
Above is a genomic segment from Lysobacter sp. S4-A87 containing:
- a CDS encoding TonB-dependent receptor codes for the protein MNRSNRSSLSIAIAFALLAPAAFAQETTAAPTGEAQATTLGGVTVTARKREETLQEVPVAVTAFTADALDKLNIEDLSDLDGQVPNLTIYAARGSSSTITAYIRGVGQSDPLWGVDPGVGMYMDDVYIARPQGALLDVFDVERIEVLRGPQGTLYGKNTIGGAIKYISRGLPVAPEGQVSVTVGNYNQLDVKASLGASVGDGALRGRIALGSFNREGYGDNLFSGQEVSDKEILAMRGQLGAYISDDLNVQFAYDWMDDQSGVRGARMLAPNRFAPGFLPLDSRYDIRSGMPNVNDTSMKGASATVNWRINEDWGFKYILAKRESDTETNIDFDTLPNKVADVKAFYADEQVTNELQVNYDAGGRSRGVIGFYSFDGEAGGQVLNNFFNLSFGDTQGTVYTDALALYADWTFDLTERLKLDLGARYTDEKKHAVVLNRCYTDATFSTLAARCAANNPTPIAANFDKRIGFENTSPKISLDYQVTPDIMVYGLASRGFKSGGFNIRAQATAVPRSAEPFDDESVDSFEIGSKMAFLEQTLFLNLAAFHNKYEDIQLSVFTSYDSNGDGTNDAFFGDFTNAGKGTVQGVEVEYQWLPTQNWLISGNLAWLDAQYDEFMYAGVNIADEQEFTNAPDFSGALNVEYRTDLSNGGNLSARLGYSYQSEVVATTEIVRTGAQPITQDGYGLVNAGVIWRIDDAWSLSLQGTNLADKEYRTTGYNLNAALGVLTGFYGAPRQYTLSARYDF
- a CDS encoding D-(-)-3-hydroxybutyrate oligomer hydrolase, with product MTTRPVRTVLAGATLALAAISLMACSTSTPRSKTEAAPMFSALRMTEHRGSDDLLSAGLGLSGLRAMAPPALGDVGDPTPAELRRRALWSNWRGIADLAPGGGYGELYGSVASVPGREYSAFATVPGANSPHRVLVQVPDGFDTGKRCLVVTASSGSRGIYGAIAVAGAWGLPKGCAVAYTDKGAGTDYFDLDAGQGARADGTVGARGDGLAFEPVTSASTGVAFKHAHSRDNPEADWGRHVKQAAQFALQSLDSAFPQAAPFTFDNTRVIAVGISNGGGAVLRAAELDGDWLDAVVAGEPNVYAQGGGSRPLYDFTTEAALLMPCALLHMQNLPQPPLTAQVAPLWTQRCAALKESGLIEGGDTAAQAKSAYDMLKSHGWTDEALRAGALSVGFDLWRAVAVTYASAYGRYGVGELPCGNGYGALNADFSSRAATAAERAAWWSDASGIPPGAGVNLLESNPKAPLVTLQCLRALWTGDSADAQRVRKGIAATQAGLPRKGLPVVVIHGSDDGLVPPAFTSAPYVKQAQAAGRDVRYWQVRNAQHFDAFLGLPDYGARYLPLLPYVYAALDRVSAQLDGNGALPVDAVIATTPRAGKPLEAANLAIPR
- a CDS encoding response regulator transcription factor; the protein is MPTLLIADDHPLFRAALRQAALEAVSGAEILEAGHLDAVLAALDADSGVDLVLLDLHMPGNHGLAGLAAIRAQHPGVAVVVVSANDDPRVVRRALDHGAAGYLPKSAGLDELRDAIRAVLACEQWLPATLRAAVARTQSDSGDADLAARLASLSPQQFRVLTLVAQGLLNKQIADRLVVQERTVKAHLSAIFERLGVRNRTQASVVLRELELSDPARQMA
- a CDS encoding PAS-domain containing protein; its protein translation is MLSFTAVALASLAWLALMFGTALYAERRPTVLARHWGHVYALSLAVHCTSWTFYGTVTQAARYGWPLPPTFLGAIVLYAVAIAFMIRLVQLARETNATSLADLIATRLGKDAWLAATVTLVAALGLIPYIALQLKAVAMSFAMLTTHSGEIAPTPAWQDSALYVALAMALFAMLFGTRRASAAEHNRGLVLAMAFESVFKLAAMLALGLFVWWGLGDLPIAPAMAPPSRSADGFAPLVLLGALAMFILPHQFHVGVVECRDERDVRTARWQFPLYLVLIALPVLPLAKAGQAMLGGSGVPSDLYVLALPLAQGHEGLALFAFLGGLSAATGMVVVSTLTLSLMIGNHWFAPGLLRGSWSRNDGSDLRGSVLALRRAGIVVIMLLAWAYSRLIAGNDALADVGAVSFSALATLVPALCFAVWRPQTPARAAVIGIAGGFAAWAWVQLLPMAMEIRGATAPWLDNGPFGLHWLAPDALFGLTGWSRLGRAVGASLFVGTLATVLAALWRREAPHRAHRGLDVKTLRNAGLRFLPRERVQQLLQGVPAGEPVAAPIEERIERELAAVLGSASARVLLDAARRAASGHELDAVAAIVGEASADLRFNQRVLEAALQNMSQGISVVDAQLRLVAWNRRYVELFGFPPELLQVGRPIAELSRWALQRMPPQGDLERALERRLSFMRAGTAHLSERVLADGSIIEIRGNPMPGGGFVATFTDVTAFRRAEAGLIMANETLEQRVVERTTDLEVAKRDAERANEAKSRFLAAIGHDLMQPLHAAQLFTDALSQQLHEPRQRETVAQIGGALDSTSDLLTGLLDMSRLEAGGLVPQPRPFPLAEVLEPLASEFRAISASRGLEFGFIASRAWAHTDPQLLRRVLQNFLANAVRYTERGGVVLGVRRDGDGLRIEVHDSGPGIAAGQQAAIFEEFRRGEDAPGQGLGLGLSIAERIAQLLDAPLGLRSRLGQGTVFSVRVHSAPRPLLTSSAPNVDAALRVLAVDNDAQAMSALAAVLRGWGFDVVTARNGAEAEAALQRMPASLWLFDYHLDDGDTGVALAERLEHCFGARPTLILSADRGEVVRRAVEEAGLSLLAKPVKPLALKSVLDRALAAREVALS
- a CDS encoding CDP-alcohol phosphatidyltransferase family protein, whose product is MSRHFSMLREFHLADWFTLANAFCGTGAIFAAMRFLQEGGVRDLLIGMALIPLAFIFDALDGRVARWRNSASTLGRELDSLADVISFGVAPAALAYACGLQGGWDWVVLSYFVGCGVSRLARYNVTAEQLSGGGDKVKFFEGTPIPTSLALVVVLAVAAWQGAIGPDLWLGMIKLGPWQFHPLVLIFALSGSLMISKTLRIPKP